Proteins co-encoded in one Arachis hypogaea cultivar Tifrunner chromosome 13, arahy.Tifrunner.gnm2.J5K5, whole genome shotgun sequence genomic window:
- the LOC112733460 gene encoding phosphatidylinositol N-acetylglucosaminyltransferase subunit A gives MGDHQRHRIMMVSDFFYPNVGGVENHVYYLSQCLLELGHKVVVVTHAYGNRSGVRYMTGGLKVYYIPWKPFFNQSTFPTLLGMLPIIRTILIRERITIVHGHQTFSTLSHHALLNSRIMGYKVVFTDHSLNGFSDAGSIHMNKVLQFTLADVSQAICVSHTSKENTVLRSGLSADKVFVIPNAVDTEMFKPAFEPPSRSEVVIVVISRLVYRKGADLLVEVIPELCRLCPNVRFIIGGDGPKRVLLEEMREHHSLQDRIEMLGAVPHTEVRSVLISGHIFLNSSLTEAFCIAILEAASCGLLTVSTRVGGVPEVLPDDMIVLAEPNPTDMVRAIQKAIIMLPKIDPQVMHNRMKELYNWHDVARRTEIVYSRALKCPHQDLLEHLSRHLSCGAWAGKLFCLVMILSFLLWHLLELWQPADNIEVVPDVIFHTNMMDRSCGKKENDRL, from the exons ATGGGTGATCATCAAAGGCATCGAATCATGATGGTGTCGGATTTTTTCTATCCCAACGTTGGTGGAGTCGAGAATCACGTTTACTACCTCTCACAATGCTTGCTCGAGTTAGGCCACAAG GTGGTGGTTGTAACTCATGCCTATGGAAACCGCTCTGGGGTTAGATATATGACTGGTGGTCTAAAAGTCTATTACATTCCATGGAAACCATTCTTTAATCAAAGTACATTTCCCACCTTGTTAGGGATGCTGCCAATTATAAGAACAATTCTTATTCGGGAGAGAATTACTATAGTTCATGGACATCAAACTTTTTCAACACTTTCTCATCACGCCCTTCTGAATTCGAGAATCATGGGATACAAGGTTGTGTTTACGGATCATTCGCTGAATGGTTTTAGTGATGCCGGAAGCATCCACATGAACAAGGTGTTGCAGTTTACCTTGGCAGATGTGAGTCAAGCTATATGTGTTTCCCACACAAGCAAGGAGAACACTGTCTTGAGGTCAGGTTTGTCAGCAGATAAGGTTTTCGTAATACCCAATGCTGTTGACACCGAAATGTTCAAACCAGCATTTGAACCTCCCAGCAGATCAgaggttgttattgttgttatcaGTCGATTAGTTTACCGGAAGGGTGCGGATTTGCTTGTTGAAGTCATTCCAGAACTGTGCCGGCTATGTCCTAAT GTTCGTTTCATTATTGGAGGTGATGGACCTAAGCGTGTGCTATTGGAAGAGATGAGAGAACATCATTCTCTTCAAGATCGAATTGAAATGTTGGGAGCTGTACCACATACGGAAGTCCGTTCTGTTCTAATATCTGGGCATATCTTCTTAAACAG TTCCTTAACCGAAGCTTTTTGTATCGCGATATTGGAGGCTGCTAGTTGTGGATTGTTAACAGTTAGCACACGTGTGGGAGGTGTTCCTGAG GTATTACCAGATGACATGATTGTTTTGGCAGAACCTAATCCCACTGATATGGTGCGTGCAATCCAAAAGGCGATAATTATGCTGCCAAAAATTGATCCGCAAGTCATGCACAATCGA ATGAAGGAACTCTACAACTGGCACGACGTTGCGAGAAGGACTGAAATTGTATACAGTCGTGCCTTAAAATGCCCCCATCAAGATCTCCTAGAGCATCTCTCAAG ACACCTCTCATGTGGAGCATGGGCAGGGAAGCTCTTTTGCTTGGTTATGATCTTGAGTTTTTTGCTATGGCATCTGCTAGAACTATGGCAG cCAGCAGATAATATTGAGGTGGTTCCAGATGTTATTTTCCATACAAATATGATGGATAGATCTTGCGGGAAAAAAGAAAATGACAGATTATGA
- the LOC112733459 gene encoding protein RTF1 homolog, with amino-acid sequence MADLENLLLEAAGRTGNGGRSRHSLPSSRRAQEGSYSDGGSDSREDDSDDELNYGNRKPSASQVPLKKRLDPAEREEDMGSQEEQEDDGHSDRPGESSDESNIGDDLYKDEDDRRKLSEMTELQREMILSDRATKKDDKNLLGKIASKRDIKGKITVPRKQSPPLSSSRMRAAARSADRAAKNDALNELRAKRLKQQDPEAHRRLREASRVSGSQHFTPPKRKAFTAASLSSSSHSDSESRSHSDDEGSTGDGGIGDSDDDRALAGSDGLSFQDIKEITIRRSKLARWFMEPFFEELIVGCFVRVGIGRSKTGPIYRLCMVKNVDASEPDRHYKLENKITHKYLNVVWGNESSAARWQMAMVSDSGPLEEEFKQWIKEVDRSGGRMPTKQDILDKKQAIQKALTFVYSAATVKQMLQEKKSATARPLNVAAEKDRLRREMEIAQSKNDETEVERIKKRLQELEASRKSKVKDTKALRLAEMNRKNRFENFKNASELKPVNTGLRAGEAGYDPFSRRWTRSRNYYASKPGEKAEAGNDSANGVVAGAGSNGAAGMVATAAALEAAADAGKLVDTSAPVDQGTSSNVLHNFELPISLALLQKFGGAQGAQAGFMARKQRIEASVGFRVLENDGRRHALTLTVSDYKRRRGLL; translated from the coding sequence ATGGCGGATTTAGAAAATTTGCTATTGGAGGCTGCAGGAAGAACTGGTAATGGAGGGAGAAGCCGACATTCTCTGCCATCGTCGAGGAGGGCGCAAGAGGGTTCTTATTCGGATGGAGGGAGTGATTCGAGGGAAGATGATTCTGATGATGAGCTTAATTATGGCAACAGAAAGCCCTCTGCATCACAAGTTCCTCTGAAGAAGAGATTGGATCCAGCAGAAAGAGAGGAAGATATGGGAAgtcaagaagaacaagaagatgatGGTCACAGTGATCGCCCAGGCGAAAGCAGTGATGAATCCAACATTGGTGATGATCTCTACAAGGATGAAGATGATAGACGCAAGCTTTCTGAGATGACTGAACTTCAAAGAGAGATGATCTTGTCAGATAGGGCCACCAAAAAGGATGACAAGAATTTATTGGGGAAGATAGCATCCAAGCGTGATATTAAAGGAAAGATAACAGTTCCTAGAAAGCAATCTCCACCGTTGTCATCGTCGCGAATGCGAGCAGCAGCCAGATCTGCTGACAGGGCAGCCAAGAATGATGCATTGAATGAATTGCGTGCTAAGAGATTGAAGCAGCAAGATCCAGAAGCTCACCGCAGATTGAGGGAGGCATCAAGAGTTTCAGGCTCCCAGCATTTTACTCCACCAAAGCGCAAAGCTTTCACTGCAGCAAGTCTCAGCAGTTCAAGCCATAGTGATAGTGAAAGTAGGTCTCACAGTGATGATGAAGGTTCAACTGGTGATGGAGGAATCGGTGACAGTGATGATGATAGGGCGTTGGCAGGTTCCGATGGGCTATCATTTCAGGATATAAAGGAAATAACTATTCGCAGGTCGAAACTTGCAAGATGGTTTATGGAGCCTTTCTTTGAGGAGTTAATAGTTGGTTGCTTTGTAAGAGTTGGAATTGGTAGATCAAAAACTGGACCTATCTACAGGCTCTGCATGGTGAAAAATGTCGATGCTTCAGAACCAGATAGACACTATAAATTGGAGAACAAAATTACGCACAAGTATTTGAATGTTGTTTGGGGGAACGAAAGTTCAGCTGCTAGGTGGCAAATGGCTATGGTTAGTGACTCTGGTCCGCTTGAAGAGGAGTTCAAACAGTGGATTAAGGAAGTTGATCGAAGCGGTGGCCGGATGCCAACGAAACAAGATATCTTGGACAAAAAACAAGCCATACAAAAGGCCCTCACATTTGTCTACTCAGCTGCTACTGTGAAGCAAATGTTACAGGAGAAAAAATCAGCCACAGCAAGACCACTGAATGTTGCGGCGGAGAAGGACCGGCTGAGGAGGGAAATGGAAATAGCACAAAGTAAGAATGATGAAACGGAAGTGGAGAGGATCAAGAAAAGGCTGCAAGAATTAGAGGCATCCAGGAAATCAAAGGTGAAGGATACCAAGGCTCTGAGGCTGGCTGAGATGAACAGAAAAAACAGGTTTGAGAATTTCAAGAATGCTTCCGAGTTGAAGCCGGTGAATACAGGATTGAGAGCAGGGGAGGCAGGCTATGATCCGTTCTCAAGGAGATGGACTAGATCAAGGAACTACTACGCTTCGAAACCAGGTGAAAAGGCTGAGGCTGGAAATGATAGTGCCAATGGCGTAGTGGCTGGTGCAGGTAGCAATGGAGCAGCGGGCATGGTGGCTACTGCTGCAGCCTTGGAAGCGGCTGCTGATGCAGGGAAGTTGGTGGACACAAGTGCTCCGGTGGATCAAGGGACATCGTCGAATGTGCTGcacaattttgagcttccaatcTCTTTAGCATTGCTTCAAAAGTTTGGTGGAGCTCAAGGAGCTCAGGCAGGATTCATGGCAAGAAAACAAAGAATTGAAGCTAGCGTTGGATTTCGAGTCCTGGAAAATGACGGCCGGAGGCATGCGCTAACACTGACGGTGAGCGATTACAAAAGGAGGAGAGGACTTCTTTGA
- the LOC112733456 gene encoding uncharacterized protein has protein sequence MGLSSKQVSRSSSGLDWNQALLESQNLELPIPKPHHIMKKQQQNNQSSSSSSEPMKCPRCESTNTKFCYYNNYNKSQPRYLCRTCKRHWTKGGTLRNVPVGGGRKNKRVKKSTATATATATATTSTCTTSIRIQAPSLAMDDHKNIASPSPSSSSSLYQGLIRPPPFLLHQNLMNNIITRGITSESKGYGIGNNNNNTNGIFLGSSALSLPQNQGLLFPFSTASSSNFDTNPCLVSVSTSLQSTNVYNNCGGEEFKAIEEPSMHSIMATTTSTQPWEIPAATMEMSNYWGWEDIDSLVSTDPNNNHPWDDSDIKP, from the coding sequence ATGGGTTTGAGTTCCAAGCAGGTTTCAAGGAGTAGTAGTGGACTTGATTGGAACCAAGCCTTATTGGAATCACAGAACTTGGAGCTTCCAATTCCAAAGCCTCATCATATCATGAAGAAACAACAACAGAATAATcaatcatcgtcatcatcatcagagcCAATGAAGTGTCCAAGATGTGAATCTACCAACACAAAGTTCTGTTACTACAACAATTACAACAAGTCTCAGCCTCGCTATTTATGTAGAACTTGCAAGAGGCACTGGACCAAAGGTGGAACTTTGCGCAATGTTCCAGTTGGTGGTGGAAGAAAGAACAAAAGGGTAAAAAAGTCAACTGCCACTGCAACCGCCACAGCCACCGCCACCACCTCTACTTGCACCACAAGCATCAGAATTCAAGCTCCTTCTCTTGCAATggatgatcacaaaaacatagcttctccttctccttcttcctcttcttccctctATCAAGGTCTGATTCGTCCACCACCTTTCCTACTACATCAGAATCTGATGAATAATATTATTACCAGAGGCATAACATCAGAAAGTAAAGGTTATGGTATtggtaataataacaataataccaATGGCATCTTTCTTGGTTCATCAGCTTTGTCTCTTCCTCAGAATCAAGGCTTGCTTTTCCCCTTCTCAACTGCATCAAGCTCTAATTTTGACACAAACCCATGTTTAGTTTCAGTTTCAACCTCTTTGCAATCCACCAATGTTTATAATAACTGTGGTGGTGAAGAGTTTAAAGCAATAGAGGAACCAAGCATGCACAGCATAATGGCTACCACTACTTCTACACAACCATGGGAGATACCAGCAGCAACAATGGAAATGTCAAACTATTGGGGTTGGGAGGACATTGATTCTTTGGTCTCTACTGATCCGAACAACAATCATCCTTGGGATGATTCTGATATCAAACCCTGA
- the LOC112733461 gene encoding epoxide hydrolase 2, producing the protein MDEIQQKFIKVDGLNLHIAEIGTGQNVVVFLHGFPEIWYSWRHQMIALANAGFRAIAPDFRGYGLSDPSPNATFSHLLTDLLAILDSLAIPKVFLVGKDFGGRPAYLFSILHPERVLGVITLGVPYVPPGPLHFSKLLPEGFYILRWQEPGRAEADFGRFDAKTVVRKIYTLFSRSEIPIAQENQEILDLVDSSTPLPPWFTEEDLATYGALYEKSGFQTALKVPYRSLGEKINLPSEAIVKVPALLIMGGKDYTLKFPGIEDSTKAEKAKKLVPNQEITFIPEGTHFVQEQFPAQVNQLILAFLAKHT; encoded by the exons ATGGATGAAATCCAGCAAAAGTTCATCAAAGTTGACGGTCTCAACCTCCACATCGCTGAAATCGGAACAG GTCAAAACGTCGTCGTATTCCTACACGGGTTCCCTGAGATATGGTACTCGTGGCGCCACCAGATGATTGCCCTCGCCAATGCGGGTTTCAGAGCCATCGCCCCCGATTTCAGAGGCTACGGTCTCTCCGATCCCTCGCCAAACGCCACCTTCTCTCATCTTCTCACTGACCTCCTTGCAATTCTTGATTCTCTTGCTATTCCCAAG GTTTTTCTTGTTGGGAAAGATTTTGGAGGCCGTCCTGCATATTTGTTTTCCATTTTACACCCCGAAAGGGTACTGGGAGTTATCACATTGGGAGTTCCTTATGTTCCACCAGGCCCCTTACATTTCTCTAAGCTCCTTCCTGAAGGTTTCTACATTTTGAGATGGCAG GAACCAGGGAGGGCTGAGGCCGATTTCGGACGCTTTGATGCAAAGACTGTTGTGCGGAAGATTTACACCCTCTTTTCAAGAAGTGAAATACCAATAGCTCAAGAAAACCAGGAGATCTTGGATTTGGTTGATTCATCTACTCCTCTTCCCCCTTGGTTCACAGAGGAAGATCTTGCAACATATGGGGCCTTGTATGAGAAATCTGGATTCCAAACTGCGTTGAAGGTTCCATATAG GTCCCTTGGTGAAAAAATTAACTTGCCATCAGAAGCTATAGTCAAAGTTCCAGCACTTCTGATAATGGGTGGGAAGGACTATACTCTGAAGTTTCCGGGCATTGAGGATTCGACAAAGGCTGAAAAGGCGAAAAAGCTTGTTCCGAATCAGGAGATAACATTCATCCCTGAGGGGACACATTTTGTTCAAGAACAATTCCCTGCACAAGTCAATCAGCTTATCCTTGCTTTCCTTGCCAAGCACACTTGA